One genomic region from Pseudoduganella lutea encodes:
- a CDS encoding porin produces MDKTTGERARGGSLRMGMAVAGALALLAAGAAQAQSNVTIYGIIDTAVAHVDNTNANGDSVTRMASLTGSFPSRIGFRGTEDLGGGLSAIFTLESGFGPDTGTMGQGNRLFGRAANVGLKGKWGTLTLGRQVNMTYIAGLKADVLGPNLFAIGSIDPYLPNARSDNAIGYLGNFDGFVAGATYSFGRDTSSSGGPAATGCAGESPVDSKACRQVTALLGYEVKAFGINASFDKLHGNTGAGGGLTSSRNFDRRVTVNGYWMLGGTKLGAGVIDRKTDAATGITESTLAYLGVSHPVTPLLTFDAQVARKNVKSSGDDTDMAVARLTYYLSTRTAVYGALGLMENDGVAAIALDAGGTAGAGKPQRGIMAGIRHHF; encoded by the coding sequence ATGGACAAAACGACTGGCGAACGGGCACGCGGCGGCAGCCTGCGCATGGGGATGGCGGTGGCGGGCGCACTGGCGCTGCTGGCCGCGGGCGCGGCGCAGGCGCAAAGCAACGTCACGATCTACGGCATCATCGATACGGCCGTGGCGCACGTGGACAACACCAACGCGAACGGCGATTCGGTCACGCGGATGGCATCGTTGACGGGATCGTTCCCGTCGCGCATCGGCTTTCGCGGCACGGAAGACCTGGGCGGCGGCCTGTCCGCGATCTTCACACTGGAGAGCGGCTTCGGCCCGGATACCGGCACGATGGGGCAGGGCAACCGCCTGTTCGGCCGCGCCGCGAACGTGGGCCTGAAAGGCAAGTGGGGCACGCTGACGCTGGGGCGCCAGGTCAACATGACGTACATCGCCGGCCTGAAGGCCGACGTGCTGGGGCCGAACCTGTTCGCCATCGGCAGCATCGATCCCTACCTGCCGAACGCGCGCAGCGACAACGCGATCGGCTACCTGGGCAACTTCGACGGCTTCGTGGCCGGCGCCACGTACAGCTTCGGGCGCGACACCTCGTCGTCCGGCGGGCCTGCCGCCACCGGCTGCGCGGGCGAGTCGCCGGTCGACTCCAAGGCCTGCCGCCAGGTGACGGCGCTGCTGGGCTATGAAGTCAAGGCGTTCGGCATCAACGCATCGTTCGACAAGCTGCACGGGAACACCGGCGCGGGCGGGGGGCTGACCAGCAGCCGCAATTTCGACCGGCGCGTGACCGTCAATGGCTACTGGATGCTGGGCGGTACGAAGCTGGGCGCCGGCGTCATCGACCGCAAGACCGATGCCGCCACCGGCATCACCGAATCGACGCTGGCCTACCTGGGCGTGAGCCATCCCGTCACGCCGCTGCTCACGTTCGATGCGCAGGTGGCCCGCAAGAACGTCAAGAGCAGCGGCGACGATACCGACATGGCGGTGGCAAGGCTGACGTACTACCTGTCGACCCGCACCGCCGTCTACGGCGCGCTGGGATTGATGGAAAACGACGGGGTCGCCGCCATCGCGCTGGACGCCGGCGGCACCGCCGGCGCCGGCAAGCCGCAGCGGGGCATCATGGCCGGCATCCGCCACCACTTCTGA
- a CDS encoding ABC transporter substrate-binding protein gives MKYTIAAVLAGAQLFALPAVHAQDTIKVGVIAAFSGPFADYGKQMEGGIKAYMAQHGDAVAGKKIQLIFKDTTGPSPEIAKRLAQELVVRDKVDFLAGFGLTPEALAVAPIAQQAKKPMIIMNAATSVITTKSNYIARFSMTLPQISAPMGTWAAKNKLNKVVTLVADYGPGLDAEAAFKKTLEGAGGKVTESIRVPLRNPEFAPFIQRIKDAKPDAIFVFVPAGEQSIAFMKGYRERGLAAAGIKVIATGDLTDDHVLPAMGDATLGVITTFHYSAAHDSPENKAFLKSYAAANPKGGRPNFMAVAAYDGMAAIYDVSRKLNGKIDGDKAMAVLKTMKLNSPRGPIAIDPATRDIVQTVYVREVKKVGNEVYNIEFDKFPDMKDPGKQ, from the coding sequence ATGAAGTACACGATTGCCGCCGTGCTGGCCGGCGCACAGCTGTTCGCCCTGCCAGCGGTCCACGCGCAGGACACGATCAAGGTCGGCGTGATCGCCGCGTTTTCCGGCCCGTTCGCCGATTACGGCAAGCAGATGGAAGGCGGCATCAAAGCCTATATGGCGCAGCATGGCGACGCGGTGGCCGGCAAGAAGATCCAGCTGATCTTCAAGGACACGACCGGGCCTTCGCCGGAGATCGCGAAACGCCTGGCGCAGGAACTGGTGGTGCGCGACAAGGTCGATTTCCTGGCGGGCTTCGGCCTGACGCCGGAAGCGCTGGCCGTGGCACCCATCGCGCAGCAGGCGAAAAAGCCGATGATCATCATGAACGCCGCCACGTCGGTCATCACGACGAAATCGAACTACATTGCCCGCTTCTCGATGACGCTGCCGCAGATCTCGGCGCCGATGGGCACGTGGGCGGCAAAGAACAAGCTCAACAAGGTGGTCACGCTGGTGGCGGACTACGGCCCCGGCCTCGATGCCGAAGCGGCGTTCAAGAAGACACTGGAAGGCGCCGGCGGCAAGGTGACGGAATCGATCCGCGTGCCGCTGCGCAATCCGGAGTTCGCCCCGTTCATCCAGCGCATCAAGGACGCCAAGCCGGATGCGATCTTCGTGTTCGTGCCGGCAGGCGAGCAAAGCATCGCCTTCATGAAGGGCTACCGGGAACGGGGCCTGGCCGCGGCCGGCATCAAGGTGATCGCCACGGGCGACCTGACGGACGACCACGTGCTGCCCGCGATGGGCGACGCGACGCTGGGCGTGATCACCACCTTCCACTACTCCGCCGCGCACGACTCGCCGGAGAACAAGGCATTCCTGAAGAGTTATGCCGCGGCCAATCCGAAAGGCGGCCGACCCAACTTCATGGCCGTCGCCGCCTATGACGGCATGGCGGCGATCTATGACGTGTCACGCAAGCTGAACGGCAAGATCGACGGCGACAAGGCGATGGCCGTGCTGAAGACGATGAAGCTGAACAGCCCGCGCGGCCCGATCGCCATCGACCCGGCCACCCGCGACATCGTGCAGACCGTTTACGTACGCGAAGTGAAGAAGGTGGGGAACGAGGTCTACAACATCGAGTTCGACAAGTTCCCCGACATGAAGGACCCGGGCAAGCAGTGA
- a CDS encoding 2-hydroxyacid dehydrogenase, which translates to MKPEILVMAASPSASVMAQLDQHFTCHHVWRVPAGERAAFIAGVAATVRGVATTGMAGIGAALAAQLPQLEIVAVNGIGVDAVDFDALRPRGIRVTNTPGVLTDDVADLAVALLLSASRRIPTLDTYVRAGQWQAGVPVKPARALRGKVAGIYGFGRIGQAVAARLAAFGMQLRYWQPNVKAGVDVPRAASLADLAQGSDYLVVCAPGGAATKGTVDAAVLEALGPEGTLVNIARGSLVDEPALVAALANGRLGAAALDVFADEPAVPAALTALPNVVLTPHVGSLTVETRHAMGQLVVDNLLAHFAGRPLLTPVA; encoded by the coding sequence ATGAAACCGGAAATCCTCGTGATGGCCGCCAGTCCGTCGGCGTCCGTGATGGCGCAACTGGACCAGCATTTCACCTGCCATCACGTGTGGCGGGTGCCGGCCGGGGAGCGCGCCGCATTCATTGCCGGCGTTGCCGCCACCGTGCGCGGCGTGGCCACCACCGGGATGGCGGGCATCGGCGCGGCGCTGGCCGCGCAACTGCCGCAGCTTGAGATCGTGGCCGTGAACGGCATCGGTGTGGACGCGGTGGATTTCGACGCATTGCGCCCGCGTGGCATCCGCGTGACGAACACGCCCGGCGTGCTGACGGACGACGTGGCGGACCTGGCGGTCGCGCTGCTGCTGTCGGCGTCGCGCCGCATCCCCACGCTGGATACGTATGTGCGCGCCGGGCAGTGGCAGGCTGGCGTGCCGGTCAAGCCGGCGCGCGCCTTGCGCGGCAAGGTCGCCGGCATCTATGGTTTCGGGCGCATCGGCCAGGCCGTCGCGGCCAGGCTGGCCGCTTTCGGGATGCAGCTGCGCTACTGGCAGCCGAACGTGAAGGCGGGTGTCGACGTGCCGCGCGCCGCATCGCTGGCCGACCTTGCGCAGGGCAGCGACTACCTGGTCGTCTGCGCGCCGGGCGGCGCCGCCACGAAGGGAACCGTCGACGCGGCCGTGCTGGAAGCGCTGGGGCCGGAGGGCACGCTGGTCAACATCGCGCGCGGTTCGCTGGTCGACGAGCCCGCACTGGTCGCCGCGCTCGCGAATGGCCGGCTGGGCGCCGCGGCGCTGGACGTGTTCGCCGACGAACCTGCCGTGCCTGCCGCACTCACCGCGCTGCCGAACGTGGTGCTCACGCCGCACGTGGGCAGCCTCACCGTGGAAACGCGCCATGCGATGGGCCAGCTGGTCGTCGACAACCTGCTGGCGCATTTCGCGGGACGGCCGCTGCTGACGCCGGTGGCGTGA
- a CDS encoding PEP-CTERM sorting domain-containing protein (PEP-CTERM proteins occur, often in large numbers, in the proteomes of bacteria that also encode an exosortase, a predicted intramembrane cysteine proteinase. The presence of a PEP-CTERM domain at a protein's C-terminus predicts cleavage within the sorting domain, followed by covalent anchoring to some some component of the (usually Gram-negative) cell surface. Many PEP-CTERM proteins exhibit an unusual sequence composition that includes large numbers of potential glycosylation sites. Expression of one such protein has been shown restore the ability of a bacterium to form floc, a type of biofilm.): MNQFKKAVLGAAVAVATMGAAVAAPQTVGGVTWDPDYLLDFASSSVQMHQIIDANGTVGGYGVVSTMNGTGQEQFCAGCELTIVFGGYTPTAGGTGATTNYTGGFVNIYVNNGPSTINPYDPLTVNAGNTGVGTLWLSLAGHEYNGATLLGTVNSMMPPNLSGLGQLDVVGGVAAAYFDTNAQIDGSDLAFSASFTQPYPGEPNHVVGTGNFYGMTSPVPEPSTYMMLGAGMLTLAALRRRKQR; encoded by the coding sequence GTGAACCAATTCAAAAAAGCAGTACTGGGCGCAGCAGTGGCAGTGGCAACGATGGGCGCGGCAGTTGCAGCGCCACAGACCGTGGGCGGCGTGACGTGGGATCCTGACTACCTGCTGGACTTCGCTTCGTCGTCCGTGCAGATGCACCAGATCATCGATGCCAACGGCACGGTGGGCGGCTACGGCGTCGTGTCGACGATGAACGGCACGGGCCAGGAACAGTTCTGCGCAGGCTGCGAGCTGACGATCGTGTTCGGTGGCTACACCCCGACCGCGGGCGGCACCGGCGCCACCACGAACTACACGGGCGGCTTCGTCAACATCTACGTCAACAACGGCCCGTCGACGATCAATCCGTACGATCCGCTGACGGTCAACGCCGGCAACACCGGCGTGGGCACGCTGTGGCTGAGCCTGGCTGGTCACGAGTACAACGGCGCCACGCTGCTGGGCACCGTGAACTCGATGATGCCGCCGAACCTGAGCGGTCTGGGCCAGCTGGACGTCGTGGGTGGCGTTGCTGCTGCCTACTTCGACACCAACGCGCAGATCGACGGTTCCGACCTGGCGTTCTCGGCCAGCTTCACGCAGCCATACCCGGGCGAGCCGAACCACGTGGTCGGCACGGGCAACTTCTACGGCATGACGTCGCCGGTTCCGGAACCAAGCACCTACATGATGCTGGGCGCCGGCATGCTGACGCTGGCTGCACTGCGTCGCCGCAAGCAGCGTTAA
- a CDS encoding alpha/beta fold hydrolase, giving the protein MAKVSPRSQQQAVSIDNNFRRPASPRRRVAPRRNGREAHDITWTSRRGDRRRPPYRQCRAQGGTLMPALATIAAAAAGLAVPAIAGGLALFTRHVERKVEAALPPQGIFVDVPGARLHVREQGRGPALLMIHGLGGHMSHFTYEVARRLAHHHRVITVDRPGSGYSTRHPGAPAGLREQAAALAALIDRLELEQPLVVGHSYGGAVALALALDYPERVAGLSLLAPLTHLPDETPAAFRVLDTPSPLLRRLMAWTVATPGAIARGGAVLEQVFAPDPVPHDFATRGGACSACGRASSSPPQRIWERYPGSCPATAAGMVNCACRWPCCSDGTTASCRGASTARRWPARYRMRYWKWWTAGTCCPSHKRT; this is encoded by the coding sequence TTGGCTAAAGTATCGCCAAGAAGTCAACAACAAGCAGTTTCCATCGACAATAACTTTCGCCGGCCGGCGTCACCGCGGCGGCGGGTTGCGCCACGGCGCAACGGAAGAGAGGCACATGACATTACCTGGACGAGCCGCCGTGGTGACCGGCGTCGCCCGCCGTATCGGCAATGCCGCGCGCAAGGGGGCACGCTGATGCCGGCGCTGGCGACAATCGCGGCGGCCGCGGCCGGCCTGGCAGTCCCCGCCATCGCGGGCGGGCTGGCGCTGTTCACGCGGCACGTGGAACGCAAGGTCGAGGCGGCGCTGCCGCCGCAGGGCATCTTCGTCGACGTGCCGGGCGCCCGGCTGCATGTGCGGGAGCAGGGCCGGGGGCCGGCGCTGCTGATGATCCATGGCCTGGGCGGGCACATGTCGCATTTCACCTACGAGGTCGCGCGGCGTCTGGCGCACCATCATCGCGTGATCACGGTGGACAGGCCCGGTTCCGGGTATTCGACGCGCCACCCCGGCGCACCGGCCGGGCTGCGCGAACAGGCTGCCGCGCTGGCCGCGCTGATCGACCGGCTGGAACTGGAGCAGCCCCTCGTTGTCGGCCATTCCTACGGCGGCGCCGTGGCGCTGGCGCTGGCGCTCGATTACCCGGAGCGCGTTGCCGGGCTGTCGCTGCTCGCCCCCCTCACGCACCTTCCGGACGAGACGCCTGCCGCGTTCCGCGTCCTCGACACGCCTTCGCCGCTGCTGCGCCGGCTGATGGCGTGGACGGTGGCCACCCCTGGGGCAATCGCCCGCGGTGGGGCAGTGCTGGAACAGGTATTTGCGCCGGACCCGGTGCCCCATGACTTCGCCACCCGCGGCGGGGCCTGCTCGGCCTGCGGCCGGGCCAGTTCCTCGCCGCCTCAGAGGATATGGGAGCGCTACCCGGGCAGTTGCCCGGCTACAGCAGCCGGTATGGTGAATTGCGCATGCCGGTGGCCGTGCTGTTCGGACGGCACGACCGCATCCTGTCGTGGCGCGAGCACGGCGAGGCGCTGGCCTGCAAGGTACCGCATGCGGTATTGGAAGTGGTGGACGGCGGGCACATGCTGCCCGTCGCACAAGCGGACCTGA
- a CDS encoding 2OG-Fe(II) oxygenase produces the protein MPDFTARSSNAERFHFNTVAGRYVVLTFFGSAASETGRAVNDHVTQRRALFDDERVCWFGVSVDPRDESEGRVRQAQPGVRYFWDFDRAVSARYGALRRAADGEVRYAPFTLVLDPTLRVLACIPAASGTQHAQALERVLGNLPAPALHAGLAVPAPVLVVPRVFEPGFCRELVALYERHGGVESGFMREVDGRTVGVLESSFKRREDFVFDGVPELETLRAAVRARLTRRLLPEIRKAFQFDVTRIERYVVACYDGDRQGFFRAHRDNTTPGTAHRRFACTINLNADDYDGGDLRFPEFGPATWRAPTGGAVVFSCSLLHEATPVTRGRRFAFLPFLYDDAAAAIRQRNQHTLVPSS, from the coding sequence GTGCCGGATTTTACGGCCCGCTCCAGCAATGCCGAACGCTTCCATTTCAACACCGTGGCCGGCCGCTACGTGGTGCTGACCTTCTTTGGCAGCGCGGCCAGCGAAACGGGGCGCGCGGTCAACGACCACGTCACGCAGCGGCGCGCGCTGTTCGACGACGAGCGCGTGTGCTGGTTCGGTGTCAGCGTCGACCCGCGCGATGAGAGCGAGGGGCGGGTGCGCCAGGCGCAGCCTGGCGTGCGCTATTTCTGGGACTTCGACCGTGCCGTCAGCGCTCGCTATGGCGCGCTGCGCCGGGCGGCCGATGGCGAGGTGCGCTATGCGCCCTTCACGCTGGTGCTGGACCCGACGCTGCGCGTACTTGCCTGCATTCCGGCAGCGTCCGGCACGCAGCACGCCCAGGCGCTGGAGCGGGTGCTGGGCAACCTGCCGGCGCCGGCCCTGCATGCCGGGCTGGCGGTGCCTGCGCCGGTGCTGGTCGTGCCCCGCGTGTTCGAGCCCGGATTCTGCCGGGAACTGGTGGCGCTGTACGAGCGGCATGGTGGCGTCGAATCCGGTTTCATGCGCGAAGTGGACGGCAGGACGGTCGGTGTGCTCGAGAGCAGCTTCAAGCGGCGCGAGGATTTCGTGTTCGACGGCGTGCCCGAACTGGAAACGCTGCGCGCCGCCGTGCGTGCGCGCCTCACGCGCCGGCTGCTGCCGGAAATCCGCAAGGCATTCCAGTTCGACGTGACCCGCATCGAACGTTATGTCGTCGCGTGCTACGACGGCGACCGGCAAGGCTTCTTTCGCGCACACCGGGACAACACCACGCCCGGCACCGCGCACCGCCGCTTCGCCTGCACGATCAACCTGAATGCCGACGACTACGACGGCGGCGACCTGCGCTTTCCGGAGTTCGGCCCGGCGACCTGGCGGGCACCGACCGGCGGCGCCGTGGTGTTTTCCTGCTCGCTGCTGCACGAAGCCACGCCGGTCACGCGCGGCCGGCGTTTCGCCTTCCTGCCTTTCCTGTACGACGACGCGGCCGCGGCGATCCGCCAGCGCAACCAGCACACGCTGGTCCCGTCCTCCTAG
- a CDS encoding methyl-accepting chemotaxis protein: protein MKLADLKIGVRLTLLAAFFLLTLLLVGFTGWNALRDMNMRNAAGFEEAGGLMRAVDGARSAQVDFKIQVQEWKNILLRGQDPAQLDKYTKAFTASGAATAGKLTELKGTMATLGLPTAAVDEASRLHGELGRRYLEALRQFDGADPSGAQKVDKLVRGMDRDATERIDAIVEAIRKEAATRIAAVEARNDEVYRNSVLTLLVLLAAAVAIGALIVVMLVRGITVPLSHALGIARDVAAGDLRHDVRTTRADEIGDLLRALGTMSGNLSRIVAQVRSGTQAIAVASEEIATGNADLSARTESQAGSLEETAASMTELTGTVRQNRDNAEAAAGLAGKATDVSTRGSATVAEVVRTMGTINGTSAKIADIIGVIDGIAFQTNILALNAAVEAARAGEQGRGFAVVASEVRGLAQRSAVAAQEIRALITASVAEVEAGRALVDRAGATMREVLDSVEQVAAVVQQISLASGEQQQGIEQIDEAIAHIDTTTQQNAALVEQAAAAAESLREQARQLDASVAVFKLRAA from the coding sequence ATGAAACTTGCTGATCTAAAAATAGGCGTTCGCCTGACCCTGCTTGCCGCCTTTTTCCTGCTGACCCTGCTCTTGGTGGGCTTCACCGGCTGGAACGCGTTGCGCGACATGAACATGCGCAACGCGGCCGGTTTCGAAGAAGCGGGCGGGCTGATGCGAGCTGTGGATGGCGCCCGTTCGGCGCAGGTCGACTTCAAGATCCAGGTGCAGGAATGGAAGAACATCCTGCTGCGCGGCCAGGATCCCGCCCAGCTCGACAAGTACACGAAGGCGTTCACCGCCAGTGGCGCGGCGACCGCCGGCAAGTTGACTGAACTGAAAGGCACGATGGCAACGCTGGGGCTGCCGACGGCCGCCGTGGACGAGGCGTCGCGCCTGCACGGTGAGCTGGGGCGCCGCTACCTGGAAGCGTTGCGCCAGTTCGACGGTGCCGATCCATCGGGCGCGCAGAAGGTCGACAAGCTGGTGCGCGGCATGGACCGCGACGCCACGGAGCGCATCGATGCCATCGTCGAGGCGATCCGCAAGGAGGCGGCTACCCGCATCGCGGCCGTGGAAGCGCGCAATGACGAGGTGTACCGCAATTCCGTGCTGACGCTGCTGGTGCTGCTGGCGGCCGCCGTGGCGATTGGCGCGCTCATCGTCGTCATGCTGGTCCGAGGCATTACCGTGCCGCTGTCACATGCGCTCGGTATCGCGCGGGATGTGGCCGCCGGCGACCTGCGCCACGACGTGCGCACCACCCGCGCCGACGAGATCGGCGACCTGCTGCGGGCCCTGGGCACGATGAGCGGCAACCTGTCGCGCATCGTGGCGCAGGTGCGCAGCGGCACGCAGGCCATCGCGGTGGCCTCCGAGGAAATCGCCACCGGGAACGCCGACCTGTCGGCGCGCACCGAGTCGCAGGCGGGCTCGCTGGAGGAAACGGCCGCTTCGATGACGGAGCTGACCGGCACCGTGCGTCAGAACCGTGACAACGCCGAAGCGGCCGCGGGGCTGGCCGGCAAGGCGACCGACGTGTCCACGCGCGGCAGCGCGACCGTGGCCGAAGTGGTGCGCACGATGGGAACGATCAACGGCACGTCGGCGAAGATCGCCGACATCATCGGGGTCATCGACGGCATTGCCTTCCAGACCAATATCCTGGCCCTGAACGCCGCCGTGGAAGCCGCCCGCGCGGGCGAGCAGGGCAGGGGCTTCGCCGTGGTGGCCAGCGAAGTGCGTGGCCTGGCACAGCGCTCGGCCGTGGCTGCCCAGGAGATCCGCGCGCTGATCACGGCGTCCGTGGCGGAAGTGGAAGCGGGCCGCGCGCTCGTCGACCGTGCCGGCGCCACGATGCGCGAAGTGCTGGACAGCGTGGAGCAGGTGGCGGCCGTGGTGCAGCAGATCTCGCTGGCCAGCGGCGAGCAGCAGCAGGGGATCGAACAGATCGACGAGGCGATCGCGCACATCGACACCACGACGCAACAGAACGCCGCGCTGGTCGAGCAGGCGGCTGCCGCGGCCGAGTCGCTGCGCGAGCAGGCCCGCCAGCTCGATGCGTCGGTGGCCGTGTTCAAGCTGCGCGCGGCCTGA